One part of the Pecten maximus chromosome 1, xPecMax1.1, whole genome shotgun sequence genome encodes these proteins:
- the LOC117337971 gene encoding alpha-(1,3)-fucosyltransferase C-like isoform X2 translates to MLKTSTENNQRYGAANFFYVTLFGVVLMTGLIFISPNLGPAVPIKVAYHRIKVSLQRPIQVHYYNRPPWVKMDIFSECDNNCYLTADDWNLNADSEVVIFHTPYVKEVHPRKKQGQIWVFHSLEPPWLHWCKLKNWTREFNWTMSYRRDSDILYTYADFQTQEMSESTWETETRKLGKTLRKKSTDIAWMVSHCGTPGKRDDYVNILKKMIPVDVYGKCGDKNCDRWKGAACLELYKFYLSFENQLCEDYITEKSFSLYYPSFSSIPITRGGSNYSMFLPPGSYIDSSEFQHISHLKNYIDSVSKNITKMMEYMRWRKHYQLIEDHAKPFCELCRRLHLKDTEKYRRVYRDIGEWQRRDKTERKICKDPHDLS, encoded by the exons ATGCtaaaaacaagtacagaaaacAATCAAAG GTATGGTGCGGCTAACTTTTTCTACGTCACACTGTTCGGCGTGGTATTGATGACTGGCCTGATATTTATTTCGCCAAATCTTGGTCCTGCAGTCCCAATAAAAGTTGCGTACCATCGAATTAAAGTCTCGTTACAACGGCCAATACAGGTGCACTATTACAATCGTCCACCATGGGTCAAAATGGACATATTTTCTGAGTGTGATAACAACTGTTACCTGACAGCTGACGACTGGAATTTAAACGCTGACAGCGAAGTAGTCATATTTCACACTCCGTATGTCAAGGAAGTTCACCCTCGCAAGAAACAGGGACAGATTTGGGTGTTTCACTCTTTAGAACCGCCTTGGCTGCATTGGTGTAAATTAAAAAACTGGACACGTGAGTTTAATTGGACAATGAGCTACAGAAGAGATTCAGATATTTTGTACACATATGCAGATTTTCAAACGCAAGAAATGAGCGAAAGCACTTGGGAAACCGAAACTAGAAAGCTAGGCAAAACATTGAGAAAGAAATCTACCGATATAGCATGGATGGTTTCTCATTGCGGAACGCCTGGGAAACGTGATGATTATGTGAATATACTTAAAAAGATGATACCGGTGGATGTGTACGGCAAGTGTGGAGATAAGAACTGCGATCGGTGGAAAGGTGCAGCGTGTCTAGAGCTTTATAAATTTTATCTGTCGTTTGAAAACCAATTGTGTGAGGATTATATCACGGAAAAGAGCTTCAGTCTTTACTACCCCTCGTTCAGTTCAATACCAATAACACGAGGTGGTTCTAATTATTCTATGTTCCTTCCCCCCGGATCTTATATAGACTCGTCCGAATTCCAACATATTTCTCATCTTAAAAATTACATTGATTCTGTGTCAAAGAACATCACAAAAATGATGGAATATATGAGATGGAGAAAACATTATCAGCTTATAGAGGATCACGCCAAACCCTTCTGTGAACTTTGTCGTCGACTTCATTTAAAGGATACAGAAAAATATAGACGGGTGTATCGGGACATTGGGGAGTGGCAAAGAAGAGACAAGACGGAACGAAAAATCTGTAAAGACCCTCACGACTTATCATAG
- the LOC117337971 gene encoding alpha-(1,3)-fucosyltransferase C-like isoform X1 has translation MTTVPTEGIQRTYEIHRYGAANFFYVTLFGVVLMTGLIFISPNLGPAVPIKVAYHRIKVSLQRPIQVHYYNRPPWVKMDIFSECDNNCYLTADDWNLNADSEVVIFHTPYVKEVHPRKKQGQIWVFHSLEPPWLHWCKLKNWTREFNWTMSYRRDSDILYTYADFQTQEMSESTWETETRKLGKTLRKKSTDIAWMVSHCGTPGKRDDYVNILKKMIPVDVYGKCGDKNCDRWKGAACLELYKFYLSFENQLCEDYITEKSFSLYYPSFSSIPITRGGSNYSMFLPPGSYIDSSEFQHISHLKNYIDSVSKNITKMMEYMRWRKHYQLIEDHAKPFCELCRRLHLKDTEKYRRVYRDIGEWQRRDKTERKICKDPHDLS, from the exons ATGACTACAGTACCAACGGAAGGAATACAAAGAACTTACGAAATCCACAG GTATGGTGCGGCTAACTTTTTCTACGTCACACTGTTCGGCGTGGTATTGATGACTGGCCTGATATTTATTTCGCCAAATCTTGGTCCTGCAGTCCCAATAAAAGTTGCGTACCATCGAATTAAAGTCTCGTTACAACGGCCAATACAGGTGCACTATTACAATCGTCCACCATGGGTCAAAATGGACATATTTTCTGAGTGTGATAACAACTGTTACCTGACAGCTGACGACTGGAATTTAAACGCTGACAGCGAAGTAGTCATATTTCACACTCCGTATGTCAAGGAAGTTCACCCTCGCAAGAAACAGGGACAGATTTGGGTGTTTCACTCTTTAGAACCGCCTTGGCTGCATTGGTGTAAATTAAAAAACTGGACACGTGAGTTTAATTGGACAATGAGCTACAGAAGAGATTCAGATATTTTGTACACATATGCAGATTTTCAAACGCAAGAAATGAGCGAAAGCACTTGGGAAACCGAAACTAGAAAGCTAGGCAAAACATTGAGAAAGAAATCTACCGATATAGCATGGATGGTTTCTCATTGCGGAACGCCTGGGAAACGTGATGATTATGTGAATATACTTAAAAAGATGATACCGGTGGATGTGTACGGCAAGTGTGGAGATAAGAACTGCGATCGGTGGAAAGGTGCAGCGTGTCTAGAGCTTTATAAATTTTATCTGTCGTTTGAAAACCAATTGTGTGAGGATTATATCACGGAAAAGAGCTTCAGTCTTTACTACCCCTCGTTCAGTTCAATACCAATAACACGAGGTGGTTCTAATTATTCTATGTTCCTTCCCCCCGGATCTTATATAGACTCGTCCGAATTCCAACATATTTCTCATCTTAAAAATTACATTGATTCTGTGTCAAAGAACATCACAAAAATGATGGAATATATGAGATGGAGAAAACATTATCAGCTTATAGAGGATCACGCCAAACCCTTCTGTGAACTTTGTCGTCGACTTCATTTAAAGGATACAGAAAAATATAGACGGGTGTATCGGGACATTGGGGAGTGGCAAAGAAGAGACAAGACGGAACGAAAAATCTGTAAAGACCCTCACGACTTATCATAG
- the LOC117328518 gene encoding uncharacterized protein LOC117328518, which yields MTSHVVTSATSVTYYSALFRINKLSQKTLMFERNGKILFSRKYPEITLKILNHFYRNTMDEQIPRRPASQSLDIHPRKGQHYDTAYDQTTSNGGSNSGTVGATYYNTNTGTDQQFSNTNRYNIGTRTDQQFSYTHGYNFGTGTHQYLQNNNGRKQSPNHDLAAGVVPVCPWYVRETNVADGQNGELGWYMYNQTSVDANNYNRNQTGPSYQTIYDVNNTNGRCDGSYPTLISTAVKGTSHHVNVTWTKSSNDWRNEMGCYGNTTWADNRKGQRIAKPAQGHDALSCDTAHGNVPINGPGTWNNRLLCCECHQHQSCQSQKAKAVLRAEETLGAASRKRKVFGETETTPNTYVTSAPTVDKRALYSKFRVVKKTERSPSCTESSKVTPMLWRSKLGDRSIVDVNYDDGLPINAKMAKTVPTLTPVKENEASASIGNIQFITLENMKVVRRKLEVVLAIQQREERRERLRLEAKVRAKVKVNAKERARKGKKCNDRKRHVEI from the exons atgacgtcacacgTAGTTACATCGGCAACTAGTGTAACTTACTACAGCGCGCTTTTTCGGATCAACAAACTATCACAGAAAACTCTTATGTTTGAAAGAAACGgaaagattttgttttcaagaaaATATCCCGAGATAACTTTGAAGATACTCAACCATTTTTACAGGAACACAATGGACGAG CAGATTCCTCGTCGTCCAGCCAGTCAGTCTCTTGACATTCACCCCAGAAAGGGACAACACTATGATACAGCATACGACCAGACTACATCTAATGGAGGCAGCAACAGCGGAACAGTCGGAGCCAcatactataacacaaacactggaACTGACCAGCAGTTCTCTAACACCAACAGATACAACATTGGAACACGAACTGACCAGCAGTTCTCTTACACCCACGGATACAACTTTGGAACAGGAACTCACCAGTACCTTCAAAACAACAACGGACGGAAGCAATCGCCAAACCACGACTTGGCCGCCGGAGTGGTGCCAGTATGCCCGTGGTACGTAAGAGAGACCAATGTTGCCGACGGTCAGAACGGCGAATTAGGATGGTATATGTACAACCAAACGTCAGTCGACGCCAATAATTACAACCGGAACCAGACTGGTCCGTCGTACCAAACTATTTATGACGTTAACAATACCAATGGACGCTGTGATGGATCGTACCCGACACTCATCTCAACAGCAGTAAAGGGTACCAGCCATCATGTCAACGTAACATGGACAAAAAGCTCCAACGATTGGAGAAATGAAATGGGGTGTTACGGCAATACGACATGGGCAGACAACAGGAAAGGGCAGAGAATCGCAAAACCAGCACAGGGGCACGACGCTTTATCTTGTGACACCGCTCATGGCAATGTCCCAATTAATGGACCGGGAACATGGAACAACAGGCTCCTGTGTTGCGAGTGTCACCAACACCAAAGTTGTcaatcacag aaggcCAAGGCTGTTTTACGAGCAGAAGAGACGCTAGGTGCCGCTTCACGTAAACGTAAGGTATTTGGTGAAACCGAGACCACACCAAACACATATGTCACCAGTGCACCAACAGTTGACAAGCGCGCCCTTTATAGTAAATTTCGTGTGGTGAAGAAAACAGAGCGATCGCCATCATGCACCGAAAGTTCAAAAGTTACACCGATGTTGTGGCGATCCAAACTTGGTGACAGAAGCATTGTTGACGTCAATTATGATGATGGTTTACCAATCAACGCAAAAATGGCGAAGACTGTACCAACCTTGACCCCTGTCAAGGAAAACGAGGCGTCCGCATCCATCGGGAACATACAATTCATCACGCTGGAAAACATGAAAGTCGTTCGGAGGAAGCTGGAGGTGGTGCTGGCCATACAACAAAGAGAGGAACGACGAGAACGCCTCAGGTTAGAGGCCAAGGTTAGAGCCAAGGTGAAGGTCAATGCTAAAGAGAGGGCGAGAAAGGGCAAGAAATGCAATGACCGCAAACGTCACGTGGAGATTTAA
- the LOC117337988 gene encoding 40S ribosomal protein S24-like isoform X2 yields MNEGAATIRTRKFMSNRLLSRKQMIVDVLHPGKATVAKTDIRERLAKMYKTTPDTIFCFGFRTKFGGGKTSGFALIYDSLDQAKKFEPKYRLVRHGLLEKPKGGRKNRKERKNRQKKVRGTKKAKVGTGKK; encoded by the exons ATG AATGAAGGGGCGGCTACCATCCGTACAAGGAAGTTTATGTCCAATCGTCTGCTCTCCCGGAAGCAGATG ATCGTCGACGTCTTGCATCCGGGAAAAGCCACAGTTGCCAAGACAGATATTAGGGAAAGGTTGGCAAAGATGTACAAAACAACCCCAGACACAATCTTCTGCTTTGGATTCCGCACCAAGTTTGGCGGTGGCAAGACGTCCGGATTTGCTCTCATCTATGACAGTTTAGACCAAGCCAAGAAGTTTGAACCCAAATACAGACTAGTTAGG CATGGTTTATTAGAAAAACCAAAGGGTGGAAGAAAAAACAGGAAGGAGAGGAAAAACAGACAGAAGAAAGTGCGTGGAACGAAAAAAGCCAAGGTTGGAACAGGGAAGAAG TAA
- the LOC117337988 gene encoding 40S ribosomal protein S24-like isoform X1 → MNEGAATIRTRKFMSNRLLSRKQMIVDVLHPGKATVAKTDIRERLAKMYKTTPDTIFCFGFRTKFGGGKTSGFALIYDSLDQAKKFEPKYRLVRHGLLEKPKGGRKNRKERKNRQKKVRGTKKAKVGTGKKK, encoded by the exons ATG AATGAAGGGGCGGCTACCATCCGTACAAGGAAGTTTATGTCCAATCGTCTGCTCTCCCGGAAGCAGATG ATCGTCGACGTCTTGCATCCGGGAAAAGCCACAGTTGCCAAGACAGATATTAGGGAAAGGTTGGCAAAGATGTACAAAACAACCCCAGACACAATCTTCTGCTTTGGATTCCGCACCAAGTTTGGCGGTGGCAAGACGTCCGGATTTGCTCTCATCTATGACAGTTTAGACCAAGCCAAGAAGTTTGAACCCAAATACAGACTAGTTAGG CATGGTTTATTAGAAAAACCAAAGGGTGGAAGAAAAAACAGGAAGGAGAGGAAAAACAGACAGAAGAAAGTGCGTGGAACGAAAAAAGCCAAGGTTGGAACAGGGAAGAAG AAGTAA